In a single window of the Thamnophis elegans isolate rThaEle1 chromosome 8, rThaEle1.pri, whole genome shotgun sequence genome:
- the TTPA gene encoding alpha-tocopherol transfer protein translates to MDRDQPISPPANLNDLPDDSPQVRAAVAALRWRAVEENLEVRQSDLSDACLIRFLRCRDFDSDLAWKVFKNYHKWRRDCPEITANLHPSSSLSLLQTGYIGILKERDPCGSRVVIYRIARWDPKIFTAYDLFRVSIMLSELLAREPDTQRNGVKTILDLQGWKFAHAFQVTPAVTKKIAFALTDGFPLKVRGIHLIREPIIFYHVFNLIKLLLPEKIKARIHLHGNNFAHGLQKHFPVSLLPEEFNGEAGPFEEFSKYLIDFLMESINYLQSISLF, encoded by the exons ATGGACCGAGACCAGCCTATTTCCCCGCCGGCTAACCTCAACGACTTGCCGGACGACTCCCCTCAGGTGAGGGCCGCTGTTGCAGCGCTGAGGTGGAGAGCCGTGGAAGAGAACCTAGAAGTCCGCCAGTCTGACCTTTCTGACGCCTGTCTGATCCGCTTTTTGCGGTGTCGAGACTTCGACAGCGACCTGGCCTGGAAG GTTTTCAAAAACTACCACAAATGGAGAAGGGACTGCCCAGAAATAACTGCAAATCTACATCCATCCTCAAGTCTTAGCTTGTTGCAAACAGGCTACATTGGAATTTTGAAAGAGAGGGATCCATGTGGTTCTAGAGTTGTCATTTATAGAATTG cACGATGGGATCCTAAGATATTTACAGCATATGATCTCTTTCGTGTAAGTATTATGCTATCTGAGCTTTTGGCAAGAGAGCCAGACACCCAACGTAATGGAGTCAAGACTATCTTGGATCTCCAAGGATGGAAATTTGCTCATGCATTTCAGGTCACTCCAGCAGTGACCAAGAAAATAGCATTTGCACTCACA GATGGTTTCCCACTAAAAGTTCGAGGAATCCACTTGATTAGAGAGCCTATAATTTTTTACCATGTTTTTAATCTAATTAAGCTTTTACTCCCTGAAAAAATCAAAGCAAGG ATTCATCTGCATGGGAATAACTTTGCACATGGCCTCCAGAAACATTTTCCAGTCAGCCTTCTGCCAGAAGAATTTAATGGTGAAGCAGGCCCTTTTGAAGAATTTTCTAAATATTTGATTGACTTTTTAATGGAATCTATAAACTATCTTCAAAGTATTTCTCTTTTTTGA